The proteins below are encoded in one region of Tolumonas auensis DSM 9187:
- a CDS encoding alpha/beta hydrolase produces MSSNKKIPMKAIHLCLLSHLISGETGAADFHSNNKMMHQKQEYTFNYQHLTMDDNTTDILNHPAFNGFSSLLLPWNEARHNENVPIRNIQRLLPYHSHISPEVAVNSLNRMIDDINQGQTVFYNIYSEQQKAQSPDKNSTGLFFFRGKKDAPFAIICPGGGFEYVGAVHEGFPYAAEISRQGYNVFVLRYRVGQGGFNATQDLASAISFIYRNAASLQVSTQGYSLWGSSAGARMAAAVGSYGVAQFGGEHLPKPAAVIMAYTGYSDYSEHEPPTFVVVGSNDGIAPPAVMQQRINALKRMGTIVEYHQYPSVGHGFGLGEGTSAEGWILLATQFWEKWIK; encoded by the coding sequence ATGAGCAGCAATAAAAAAATTCCAATGAAAGCAATACACCTATGTTTATTATCCCATTTGATATCAGGGGAAACCGGTGCGGCAGATTTTCACTCTAACAATAAAATGATGCATCAGAAACAAGAATATACATTTAATTATCAGCATTTAACGATGGATGATAATACCACTGACATATTGAATCATCCGGCGTTCAACGGTTTTTCTTCATTGCTTTTGCCATGGAATGAAGCGCGGCATAATGAAAATGTGCCAATCCGGAATATCCAAAGATTATTACCATATCACAGCCATATTTCACCTGAAGTAGCAGTCAATTCTTTGAACAGAATGATTGATGATATCAACCAAGGGCAAACCGTCTTTTATAATATTTATTCGGAGCAGCAGAAAGCGCAATCACCCGATAAAAACAGCACTGGCTTATTCTTTTTTCGCGGCAAAAAAGATGCTCCATTTGCCATTATTTGTCCAGGCGGCGGGTTTGAATATGTGGGGGCAGTGCACGAGGGTTTTCCTTATGCGGCTGAAATCAGTCGGCAGGGATATAACGTATTCGTGCTCCGTTATCGAGTTGGTCAGGGTGGTTTCAATGCCACTCAGGATCTTGCCAGCGCGATTTCGTTTATTTACCGAAACGCAGCTTCGCTACAAGTCAGTACTCAGGGATATTCTCTGTGGGGAAGTTCCGCTGGTGCAAGGATGGCCGCAGCGGTGGGCAGTTATGGCGTTGCCCAATTTGGCGGGGAGCACCTACCAAAACCTGCTGCAGTTATAATGGCTTACACCGGATATTCTGATTATTCCGAGCATGAACCGCCCACATTTGTTGTTGTAGGGAGCAATGATGGTATCGCACCTCCCGCTGTGATGCAGCAGCGTATTAACGCATTAAAGCGCATGGGGACGATCGTTGAATATCATCAATATCCAAGTGTTGGTCATGGGTTTGGACTGGGTGAGGGAACCTCCGCTGAAGGGTGGATTTTGCTGGCAACCCAATTTTGGGAAAAATGGATAAAATAA
- a CDS encoding carboxylesterase/lipase family protein: MKKISFVFGLIAAAALTSHSMFVEAKDTGNKIVQIESGALQGGVSDGIYTYFGVPYAEAHERFVPAEKVTPWSGVRKATEYGPISLQSSLTGFPVPKGKQDNNAQNLNIWTPGIDGKKRAVMVWLHGGGFATGSAQETPAYNGENLSRKGDVVVVSVNHRLNVMGHLDLSAYGEKYKYSANVGIEDIVDSLEWIQKNIASFGGDPKNVTVFGESGGGAKVLALMTSPHAKGLFHKGIVQSGATESMGVNFTTLPASRRVGELTLKNLGITKNNLDAIQSVPYDKLVEESMKAQVETAGEFGLKGALSGKVSMDWEPVVDGDFLPTNPVTPDSFAIAGKDIPLLIGSNLNEWASMNLVMGPDKGKTFTETEIDQRLQKAYGDNKDKVVAEFLKAFPTKTKADALYFDTFIRLPMLKIMSHKADQNGAPVYGYVYTHGSPFAIHTVEIPLVFNNADAEPPIPNGAVKSQAEKQAVSKMADTMSSAWISFAKTGKPEAASLPAWEAYTRSNGATMILDTDSSLVYGHDRNLMKIIAPDYQW; the protein is encoded by the coding sequence ATGAAAAAGATTTCATTTGTCTTTGGACTGATAGCTGCCGCAGCTCTGACGAGCCACTCAATGTTTGTTGAAGCTAAAGATACAGGGAACAAAATTGTACAGATAGAGTCTGGTGCTCTTCAGGGCGGCGTAAGTGATGGTATTTATACCTACTTCGGTGTGCCATACGCAGAAGCTCATGAACGTTTTGTACCAGCAGAAAAAGTAACCCCTTGGAGTGGCGTTCGGAAGGCGACTGAATATGGTCCAATATCACTCCAGTCATCATTGACTGGGTTCCCTGTTCCTAAGGGGAAACAAGATAATAATGCACAGAACCTGAATATCTGGACTCCAGGCATTGATGGTAAAAAACGTGCGGTTATGGTTTGGCTGCATGGTGGTGGATTTGCAACGGGTTCTGCACAAGAAACGCCAGCTTACAATGGCGAAAATCTGAGCAGAAAGGGTGATGTGGTGGTGGTGTCCGTCAATCACCGATTGAATGTCATGGGGCATCTCGATTTGTCTGCTTATGGCGAGAAATACAAATACTCCGCCAATGTGGGTATTGAAGACATCGTCGATTCGTTGGAATGGATCCAGAAAAACATCGCAAGTTTTGGCGGCGATCCTAAGAATGTGACCGTATTCGGTGAATCCGGTGGTGGTGCAAAGGTGCTTGCATTGATGACCAGCCCTCATGCAAAAGGTCTGTTCCATAAAGGTATTGTTCAAAGTGGCGCCACAGAATCGATGGGTGTCAATTTTACAACCCTGCCAGCGAGCCGTCGTGTCGGTGAGTTGACACTGAAAAATCTTGGTATCACAAAAAATAACCTTGATGCGATTCAGTCAGTTCCTTATGACAAGCTGGTTGAAGAATCCATGAAAGCTCAGGTGGAAACAGCGGGTGAATTTGGGCTGAAAGGTGCTTTGAGCGGTAAGGTTTCTATGGATTGGGAACCGGTGGTCGATGGTGATTTTCTGCCAACCAACCCTGTAACACCTGATTCATTTGCTATTGCTGGTAAAGACATTCCTCTGCTTATTGGTTCAAATCTGAACGAGTGGGCATCGATGAATTTAGTCATGGGGCCGGATAAAGGCAAAACCTTTACTGAAACTGAAATTGATCAGCGTTTACAGAAAGCCTATGGCGATAACAAAGATAAAGTCGTCGCGGAATTCCTGAAAGCATTCCCGACGAAAACAAAAGCAGATGCATTGTATTTCGATACCTTTATTCGTCTGCCGATGCTGAAAATTATGAGCCATAAAGCTGATCAGAATGGTGCCCCAGTCTACGGCTATGTTTATACGCACGGGTCGCCGTTTGCAATTCACACCGTCGAGATCCCGTTGGTATTCAATAATGCTGATGCAGAGCCACCGATTCCAAATGGGGCTGTAAAATCTCAGGCTGAAAAACAAGCCGTATCTAAAATGGCAGATACTATGAGTAGCGCGTGGATTTCCTTTGCGAAGACAGGAAAACCAGAAGCAGCATCACTGCCTGCTTGGGAAGCTTACACTCGTTCTAACGGTGCAACTATGATTCTGGATACGGACAGTTCCCTTGTCTATGGGCATGACCGAAACCTGATGAAGATTATTGCTCCTGATTATCAGTGGTAA
- a CDS encoding carboxylesterase/lipase family protein codes for MKIFEPEYAKGIEVRVKVVKIQSTNRLKYWKPALALIALSLGWQQAIASPDLIVETNKGPVQGMLRNNVVEYRGIPYAESPVGQLRWKPPVEHAAWKEVRDATAFGKACGQVTLLGVFAGPANHNEDCLYLNVTAPKTTSQEKLPVLFWIHGGGFVDGAASDYDASKLADQGKVIVVSINYRLSLLGFFAHPAINKEGHLFANYGLLDQQFALRWVKENIAKFGGDPNNITVAGQSAGGASVAYNVISPLAKGLFHKAIIQSSASYLTAVPMAVAEKKAISFADAAGCGTGADEATASCLRNLPADKLMNLSGPENTFGPYVVTPVADGKIVPSGGAAAFASGKFHKMPIMTGSTQDEGSFFVAIPVYYSGKAVTQEDVTKYVNTVFGGNAGYGGTPPAYPKDTPTKILARYPASDYKSAQLRMNAIQSDVMVCRIQHGTHLLAGKVPLYAYEFRDQTAPSMFPELPDFKPMAYHTADLQYQFPGFHGGDKGVQHPLNAQQQKLSDQIVTAWTNFARYGNPNGNGSKVWPVYTSDPKAQSYLSQNIPELTTFSDNEFTAMHQCDFWKDVLVY; via the coding sequence TTGAAAATATTTGAACCTGAATATGCAAAAGGCATCGAAGTGAGGGTGAAGGTTGTGAAAATACAAAGCACAAACAGATTGAAGTATTGGAAACCAGCACTTGCGTTAATTGCGCTTAGTTTAGGGTGGCAACAAGCGATCGCAAGTCCTGATTTGATTGTTGAAACCAATAAAGGGCCAGTACAAGGGATGTTGAGAAACAATGTTGTCGAATATCGAGGCATTCCTTATGCAGAATCGCCTGTCGGTCAATTGCGCTGGAAACCGCCTGTAGAACATGCTGCATGGAAAGAGGTTCGTGATGCAACGGCATTCGGAAAAGCCTGCGGGCAGGTGACCTTACTTGGCGTGTTTGCAGGGCCAGCCAATCACAATGAAGATTGCCTCTATCTGAATGTGACTGCACCGAAAACTACAAGTCAGGAAAAACTACCAGTTCTGTTCTGGATCCATGGTGGTGGTTTTGTTGACGGCGCAGCGAGTGACTACGACGCGAGTAAACTAGCAGACCAAGGGAAGGTGATTGTTGTTTCGATAAATTATCGGCTTAGCCTGCTGGGTTTCTTTGCTCATCCCGCTATCAACAAAGAGGGACATCTTTTCGCTAACTATGGGTTGCTTGACCAGCAATTTGCCCTGCGCTGGGTAAAGGAAAACATCGCCAAATTTGGTGGTGATCCCAATAACATCACAGTTGCAGGCCAATCTGCAGGCGGAGCCAGCGTAGCATATAATGTTATATCACCTTTAGCCAAAGGATTGTTTCACAAAGCAATTATTCAAAGCAGTGCTTCTTATCTTACCGCAGTTCCAATGGCTGTCGCAGAAAAGAAAGCTATCTCCTTCGCCGATGCCGCCGGGTGTGGAACAGGCGCTGATGAGGCAACGGCGTCCTGCCTGCGTAACCTGCCAGCAGATAAACTCATGAATCTATCTGGGCCGGAAAATACATTTGGTCCTTATGTCGTCACTCCGGTTGCCGATGGCAAGATCGTTCCCAGTGGCGGTGCGGCTGCATTTGCATCTGGCAAATTCCATAAGATGCCAATTATGACGGGATCTACGCAGGATGAAGGTAGCTTCTTTGTGGCTATACCTGTTTACTACTCCGGTAAGGCTGTCACGCAGGAAGATGTCACAAAATATGTGAACACTGTCTTCGGTGGTAATGCTGGTTATGGTGGAACACCGCCCGCCTATCCGAAAGATACGCCCACTAAAATTCTGGCGCGTTACCCCGCTTCTGATTATAAAAGTGCACAACTTCGTATGAATGCCATCCAGAGTGATGTGATGGTCTGCCGTATCCAGCATGGTACTCATTTGTTAGCCGGTAAAGTTCCATTATATGCCTACGAATTCCGCGATCAGACTGCACCATCGATGTTCCCTGAATTGCCTGATTTTAAACCAATGGCTTATCACACGGCTGATTTGCAATATCAGTTCCCTGGGTTCCACGGTGGCGATAAAGGTGTGCAACATCCGCTGAATGCCCAGCAGCAGAAACTTTCGGATCAAATTGTCACGGCATGGACCAATTTCGCACGTTACGGCAACCCGAATGGCAATGGTTCAAAAGTTTGGCCTGTATATACCAGCGATCCAAAAGCTCAATCATATTTGTCACAGAATATTCCTGAGTTAACCACATTCAGTGACAACGAATTCACGGCAATGCATCAATGTGATTTCTGGAAAGATGTGCTGGTCTATTAG
- a CDS encoding aldo/keto reductase, translated as MQKRILGTSGLEVSAIGLGCMGLSHGYGPATDTKSAVELIRVAVGRGVTFFDTAEVYGPYLNEEVVGEALQSEYSMWWREPEKEIFPLLETLGIGFVPFSPLGKGFLTGTIHADATFGQDDFRSKVPRFSAEALAANQQLVMLLNDIANERGVTPAQIAIAWILAQKPWIVPIPGTTKLHRLDENIGALNVTLTESDSKSITTALETVQVGHQSL; from the coding sequence ATGCAAAAACGTATTCTTGGTACATCAGGACTGGAAGTTTCAGCAATTGGTCTCGGTTGTATGGGATTGAGCCATGGTTATGGCCCGGCGACTGATACAAAAAGTGCCGTTGAATTGATCCGGGTGGCAGTAGGGCGCGGAGTCACTTTTTTTGATACTGCTGAAGTTTACGGCCCTTATCTGAATGAAGAAGTTGTTGGCGAAGCACTGCAAAGCGAATACTCCATGTGGTGGCGTGAACCGGAAAAAGAAATATTCCCACTATTAGAAACGTTGGGCATTGGGTTTGTGCCTTTTAGTCCTTTGGGGAAAGGCTTTCTCACCGGGACAATTCATGCAGATGCAACCTTTGGTCAGGATGATTTCCGTAGTAAAGTGCCGCGTTTTTCTGCCGAAGCACTGGCCGCGAATCAGCAATTAGTGATGCTGTTAAATGATATTGCAAATGAAAGAGGCGTCACACCCGCTCAAATCGCCATCGCTTGGATATTGGCACAAAAACCATGGATTGTGCCAATCCCAGGCACAACCAAATTACATCGTTTAGATGAAAATATTGGCGCCTTGAATGTGACGTTAACCGAAAGTGATTCGAAGAGTATTACCACTGCCTTAGAGACCGTTCAGGTGGGTCATCAATCTCTATAA